Proteins from a single region of Candidatus Woesearchaeota archaeon:
- a CDS encoding LamG domain-containing protein, whose translation MSKRGKWILIVFTIFMSLGFALTLTTITQTDFNSGTYNNTFYNGTAVQLNSSFSAGNYTSQVFDSNAISSWDSLSWTQEVLYQNPLPDNRTTETGTLLRAINMSDNALLLHMDDTNCNNQSEDKSGYFTHGTPVGVSCGITGKFKSGINFDGGGDYITLRSLNALNVTSKATVALWANFSLVNGDHKWLIVDDGAGYYSLTLNQGLVTTNRIWLGVYNTTSNWIGSNTTIVENEWYFIAASFDSSGTNRLYINGIEEANGTGKAPENRATALRLGKSGTEYFSGWMDEVAMWNRTLSAQEIQDIYKRGVLKMNVSMRSCSDSSCLNPTFIPYQGNLTATPSLNNSEYFQYKFSFETENASVVPLLYNVTTTYTAVSAVPEFSTYAILLILTITIGTFVMRKKSLEDNEKKEA comes from the coding sequence ATGAGCAAAAGAGGAAAATGGATTTTGATAGTTTTTACTATATTTATGTCTCTTGGTTTTGCTCTGACATTAACAACAATTACCCAAACAGATTTTAACTCCGGAACGTACAATAACACGTTTTATAATGGCACTGCTGTGCAACTTAATTCTAGTTTTAGCGCGGGAAATTATACCAGCCAAGTATTTGATTCCAATGCCATTTCTTCTTGGGATTCGCTTTCGTGGACTCAGGAAGTTCTCTACCAAAACCCATTACCAGACAACAGAACGACCGAAACAGGAACGCTACTGCGAGCCATCAATATGAGCGATAATGCACTATTGTTACATATGGACGATACCAACTGTAATAACCAAAGTGAGGATAAATCAGGATATTTTACTCACGGAACTCCAGTAGGAGTATCTTGTGGTATTACAGGGAAGTTTAAATCAGGAATAAATTTTGATGGAGGAGGAGATTATATTACACTTAGAAGCTTAAACGCATTAAATGTTACCTCCAAAGCAACAGTTGCATTATGGGCAAATTTTTCATTGGTAAATGGAGATCACAAGTGGCTCATTGTTGACGATGGAGCAGGATATTACTCTCTTACTTTAAACCAAGGGTTAGTAACAACCAACCGAATTTGGTTAGGAGTATATAACACAACATCCAACTGGATTGGCAGTAACACCACTATTGTTGAAAATGAATGGTACTTTATCGCTGCAAGTTTTGATAGTTCAGGAACAAATCGATTATATATTAACGGAATAGAAGAAGCGAACGGAACAGGAAAAGCGCCTGAAAACAGAGCAACCGCATTACGTTTAGGAAAAAGTGGAACAGAATATTTTAGTGGATGGATGGATGAAGTAGCTATGTGGAATCGCACGCTAAGTGCACAAGAAATTCAAGACATCTATAAACGAGGCGTTCTCAAAATGAATGTAAGTATGAGAAGCTGTAGTGATAGTTCATGCTTAAACCCCACATTTATTCCCTACCAAGGAAACCTAACAGCAACCCCATCACTTAACAACAGCGAATATTTCCAATACAAATTTTCATTTGAAACAGAAAACGCTAGCGTAGTACCATTATTATACAACGTAACAACCACTTACACCGCCGTCTCCGCAGTACCTGAATTTTCAACATATGCCATACTTTTAATTCTAACAATTACAATAGGAACATTTGTAATGCGAAAAAAGAGTTTAGAAGATAACGAAAAAAAAGAAGCATAA
- a CDS encoding transglutaminase domain-containing protein — MSKIDHHNIYGFNVEKNFHKELYMSWALPSSQNINANGNRLSVTLATASNLDDEDHEPFFQTLTFAQGVGLETRILTDSEFNGPSASELERNLARRMASCPSVQTRGEWFFYGPFDEPHYVILLAQSRSRETFGLILNRCLQVASMRSQQSLANGKHPNYRIQVPKLIESLEENLEIKIETVGLPEIIEGYSIRNNDDKITKLIEESNYVRAIVQPNGSSFTYDQPMQRLARQLTRGITDDLEKSEAIFRWVTSNIHYGRDKRQNTVEYRGAMQVFYDREGVCGESAALQVTLERLVGNMAFLVEVGTKHAVAGHLSPRGEIVLVDTTDPNGFNVKYTDFKILSDDHSLAKYW, encoded by the coding sequence GGGCTCTTCCTTCATCACAAAATATTAATGCAAATGGGAATAGATTAAGTGTAACCCTTGCTACAGCCAGTAACCTAGACGACGAAGACCACGAGCCGTTTTTTCAAACTCTTACGTTTGCACAGGGAGTAGGTTTAGAAACACGTATCCTTACCGATTCAGAGTTTAATGGACCAAGCGCATCAGAATTAGAGAGAAACTTAGCAAGAAGAATGGCATCTTGTCCTTCGGTGCAAACAAGAGGAGAATGGTTTTTTTATGGACCATTTGATGAACCACATTACGTTATACTGTTAGCTCAATCAAGGTCCAGAGAAACATTCGGTTTGATTCTAAACCGGTGCTTACAAGTAGCATCCATGCGGTCTCAACAAAGTCTTGCAAATGGAAAGCATCCAAATTATAGAATTCAAGTACCAAAATTAATTGAAAGCTTAGAAGAAAATTTAGAAATTAAAATTGAAACAGTAGGATTACCTGAAATCATCGAAGGGTACTCTATCAGGAATAACGATGACAAAATCACAAAATTAATAGAAGAAAGCAACTATGTTCGAGCAATTGTTCAACCTAATGGATCATCATTTACATACGACCAGCCTATGCAAAGACTTGCAAGGCAATTAACAAGAGGTATAACGGACGATTTAGAAAAAAGCGAAGCTATCTTTAGATGGGTCACATCAAATATACACTATGGCAGAGATAAAAGACAAAATACTGTTGAGTACAGAGGTGCAATGCAAGTATTTTATGACCGAGAAGGTGTCTGTGGTGAGTCAGCCGCTCTTCAAGTTACCCTGGAAAGACTAGTAGGCAATATGGCATTCTTAGTTGAAGTTGGAACTAAACACGCAGTTGCGGGCCATCTCAGCCCTAGAGGAGAAATAGTTCTCGTTGACACAACGGACCCTAATGGGTTCAACGTAAAATACACTGATTTTAAAATTCTTAGTGATGACCATTCCTTAGCAAAATATTGGTAA
- a CDS encoding glycosyltransferase family 2 protein — protein sequence MDLVSIIIPSYNMAGTVERAVDSALQQTYQKLEIIVVDDGSSDESTEILSRYRDPRMLMLKRNNGGRSRALNQGIEQARGEYITFLDADDELPPTSIQDRVEYLKTHPTFDAAYGNTEYRSRYNSSVRRSKQYGEPQQLLEAILGEVLVPFSLPNTLYRTSAVKETGFFNPHFKRGQDMEFIARFLVSGHHLGLVDKTTYIYYNDIQDTKTRLRNRVRGALSKARIITEHSDGLSRVRYLAKHVGVTAAKLAVELVTGQK from the coding sequence ATGGACCTCGTATCAATAATTATCCCTAGTTATAATATGGCTGGCACAGTAGAAAGAGCCGTAGATAGTGCATTACAACAGACTTACCAAAAACTGGAGATAATCGTTGTTGATGATGGCTCAAGTGATGAATCAACGGAAATTCTTTCTCGATATCGTGATCCCAGAATGCTTATGCTTAAGCGTAACAATGGAGGAAGATCTCGTGCATTAAACCAAGGGATCGAACAAGCAAGAGGAGAATATATTACATTTCTTGATGCTGATGATGAACTCCCACCTACAAGTATTCAAGACAGGGTAGAATATCTCAAAACACATCCAACTTTTGATGCAGCCTACGGCAATACCGAATATAGATCAAGATACAATAGTTCTGTAAGAAGATCTAAACAATATGGAGAACCACAACAGCTATTAGAGGCAATTCTAGGAGAGGTATTAGTTCCATTTTCTCTGCCTAACACGCTTTATAGAACGAGTGCAGTAAAAGAGACTGGCTTTTTTAACCCTCATTTTAAAAGAGGACAAGACATGGAATTTATCGCCAGATTTCTAGTAAGCGGACATCACCTAGGACTTGTTGATAAGACAACATATATTTACTACAATGATATCCAAGATACCAAGACAAGATTAAGAAATAGGGTTCGAGGAGCTCTCTCAAAAGCGAGGATTATCACAGAACATTCCGACGGCCTATCAAGAGTAAGGTATTTAGCTAAACATGTAGGCGTCACAGCTGCAAAACTAGCAGTAGAATTAGTAACCGGTCAAAAATAG
- the serS gene encoding serine--tRNA ligase, with the protein MQDIKLIRTQPDLVKQDLKKRKDEPKLALLNETIKLDEEWLSLKKEIDTLRSSRNKLSLQISEAKKKGQDAKKLLEEAAQVPKLITEKEARMSFLETTLHKNLSSLPNILHESVPYGVDDTQNQVVKLFGKKPTFTFPLQSHVDLLTELDIADLERAAKISGARFWFLKNEGALLDLALQRYAVDFMLKKGYQFLIPPYMIRREPYEGVAPLGDFEEVLYKVQEEDLHPIATSEHPLTAMYMNEVLDEKQLPIKMIGLSPCFRKEAGSSSKDTKGIFRGHQFTKVEQVIICKPEDSWKLHEELIKNAEEFFTSLGLHFHKVNICTGDIGIVAAKKYDLEVWMPVQEQFREVVSCSNCTDYQSRGLNMKYKTADGNKLVHTLNSTVVATSRAMVAILENCQTKNGTIKIPDILVPYMNGIKEIKRK; encoded by the coding sequence ATGCAAGATATTAAACTCATTCGTACACAACCTGATCTCGTCAAACAAGATCTCAAAAAACGTAAAGATGAACCAAAACTTGCACTTCTTAACGAGACCATCAAACTTGATGAAGAATGGCTTTCATTAAAAAAAGAAATTGACACACTCAGATCAAGCCGCAATAAACTCAGCCTTCAGATTTCTGAAGCAAAAAAGAAAGGCCAAGACGCTAAAAAACTATTAGAAGAAGCTGCGCAAGTTCCTAAACTCATCACCGAAAAAGAAGCGCGTATGAGTTTTCTTGAAACAACCCTGCATAAAAACCTCTCTTCACTGCCAAATATATTGCATGAAAGCGTCCCCTACGGCGTTGACGATACTCAAAACCAAGTTGTTAAGTTATTTGGTAAAAAACCAACCTTCACGTTCCCACTCCAAAGTCATGTCGACCTATTAACAGAATTAGATATCGCAGACCTTGAACGCGCTGCAAAAATATCAGGGGCTCGTTTCTGGTTTCTTAAAAACGAAGGAGCACTGCTCGATCTCGCGCTCCAACGCTACGCCGTTGATTTTATGCTCAAGAAAGGTTACCAATTTCTCATTCCCCCTTATATGATTCGTCGTGAACCCTACGAAGGCGTTGCTCCTCTTGGCGATTTTGAAGAAGTACTCTACAAAGTTCAAGAAGAAGACCTCCACCCCATTGCGACAAGTGAGCACCCCCTTACTGCGATGTACATGAACGAAGTACTCGATGAAAAACAGCTTCCTATCAAAATGATCGGGTTAAGCCCATGCTTTCGTAAAGAAGCCGGATCAAGCAGCAAAGATACAAAAGGAATTTTTCGTGGTCATCAATTTACTAAAGTAGAACAAGTCATCATCTGTAAACCAGAAGATTCATGGAAACTGCATGAAGAATTAATCAAAAACGCCGAAGAATTTTTTACCTCCCTTGGCTTGCATTTTCACAAAGTAAACATTTGCACAGGCGATATTGGCATTGTTGCTGCGAAAAAATATGACCTAGAAGTATGGATGCCTGTCCAAGAACAATTCCGCGAAGTTGTCTCCTGCTCAAACTGCACTGATTATCAATCACGCGGGCTTAACATGAAATACAAAACTGCTGACGGAAATAAATTAGTTCATACTCTTAATAGTACTGTTGTTGCGACATCACGTGCCATGGTAGCAATTCTGGAAAACTGTCAAACGAAGAACGGCACTATCAAAATTCCCGATATCTTAGTCCCATACATGAATGGAATTAAAGAGATCAAAAGAAAGTAA
- a CDS encoding helix-turn-helix domain-containing protein, with the protein MFQELLQKVGLSLNESRVYEALLLVGESNVNTLSVKSKVHRRNVYDSLHKLIEKGLASETFVKGEKLFKPTDPQRLSEIMKEQEVSLNKSLPAMKKLYDFVEPDAEAYMFRGIEGFKNYLHLILEQREPVYFIGAKALWLDPRLKYYLTHFDAERKKKGIKFFHLFDYEIKTEKPEILNLVGKPYKFLPKKYSSPTCVDVFGDYVVTFVGAKPGQLDDEPIQFVLKNKLLADGYRKFFQFMWDFCPEEK; encoded by the coding sequence ATGTTTCAAGAACTCTTACAAAAAGTTGGACTTTCTCTTAATGAGTCACGCGTCTATGAGGCACTGTTGTTAGTTGGGGAGAGTAATGTTAATACGCTTTCTGTGAAGTCTAAAGTTCATCGGCGTAATGTCTATGATTCGCTTCATAAGTTGATAGAGAAAGGTCTTGCATCCGAGACGTTTGTGAAAGGTGAAAAACTCTTCAAACCCACTGATCCACAACGACTTTCTGAAATAATGAAAGAACAAGAAGTGTCGTTGAATAAGAGCTTGCCTGCGATGAAGAAGTTATATGATTTTGTTGAACCTGATGCAGAGGCATATATGTTTCGTGGAATTGAAGGTTTTAAAAATTATCTTCACCTGATTCTAGAACAAAGAGAGCCAGTTTACTTTATTGGTGCCAAAGCGTTATGGCTTGATCCACGGTTGAAATATTATCTTACTCATTTTGATGCAGAACGCAAGAAGAAAGGAATTAAATTTTTTCATTTGTTTGATTATGAAATAAAGACTGAGAAACCTGAGATTCTAAATCTGGTGGGTAAACCCTACAAGTTTCTTCCCAAAAAATATTCAAGTCCAACTTGTGTGGATGTCTTTGGGGACTATGTTGTGACGTTTGTTGGTGCAAAACCAGGTCAATTGGATGATGAACCTATCCAATTTGTGTTGAAAAATAAATTATTGGCAGATGGCTATCGTAAATTCTTTCAATTTATGTGGGATTTTTGTCCAGAAGAAAAATGA
- a CDS encoding CBS domain-containing protein, with protein MIQKLEEIVKLRKKFRLNQKQLAQKAGVSQSLIAKIEAGKVDPTFTKAQQIFHALEELQEQHELKAKDLLNPKIIFVDHKEPIREVIKKMKAKGISQVPVLAGERICGLVTESILLNTLLEKGEKIATLTAKDVMEDAPPIVTLKAGIHSISELLTTYPIILVAEKGDIKGIISKADLLGKME; from the coding sequence ATGATTCAAAAGCTAGAAGAAATCGTCAAATTACGTAAAAAATTTCGTCTCAATCAAAAACAGCTAGCCCAAAAAGCCGGTGTTTCACAAAGTCTTATCGCGAAAATTGAAGCAGGTAAAGTTGATCCCACATTTACCAAAGCACAGCAAATCTTTCATGCTCTGGAAGAATTACAAGAGCAGCATGAACTTAAAGCAAAAGATTTGCTTAATCCAAAAATTATTTTTGTTGACCACAAAGAACCAATCCGTGAAGTTATCAAGAAAATGAAAGCCAAGGGTATTTCTCAAGTCCCCGTGCTTGCCGGAGAACGTATTTGTGGATTAGTAACAGAGAGCATCCTTCTTAACACACTCCTTGAAAAAGGAGAAAAAATTGCCACGTTGACTGCTAAAGACGTCATGGAAGACGCACCCCCTATTGTCACACTCAAAGCGGGCATCCATAGCATATCTGAACTTCTCACCACCTACCCAATCATTCTTGTCGCAGAAAAAGGTGATATTAAAGGGATTATTTCCAAGGCTGATTTGTTAGGAAAGATGGAATAA
- a CDS encoding SulP family inorganic anion transporter, giving the protein MDVTQIKTKVKEYFQDNFSSDLKAGFITAIVALPLAIAFAIASGVDPIMGLYTAIIAGILGSAFGGSVYSITGPTGAMTVVILSAVHKFGIEGLLLAGFLAGVFQLLFGFAKLGRFVKFIPMPVVTGFTAGIGAIIFIGQIANSLGLTIGSKEHVWETIIEIIKNIPNANPTAIIVTLFTIFCLLVLPKILHRIPYLRNLPASLFPLVLSTGAVIVLALAIPQVGAIPSGLPDFQLININWQLVKGVLPAAFTIALLGTIEALLCAVVCDGMTNTKHKSDKELVGQGIANVVLPFFGAIPATAAIARSAVNIREGAKTRFAGIIHALFLLLILLFFAPIAQYIPKAFLAGILMVVSVRMINMHEFRMVFKISRLETIVLLATFGFTVFTDLVFAVEVGMVLAAASIFVRLMDIIDITHMKDFEEPSGTAFVFRNEQLKKVVNVYTLHGPFFFGAMSVFDKKLDEHIENKKPITILRLKYVPFIDSTALIRLVDFIKQKKKHKGIVFLADLTPEIYKTLHHSKEFRETVKPSEIFPKTKDAITHVENNLHNILLENGAK; this is encoded by the coding sequence ATGGATGTCACACAAATTAAAACCAAAGTAAAAGAATATTTCCAAGACAACTTCTCTTCTGATTTGAAAGCAGGTTTTATCACCGCCATCGTAGCTCTTCCACTAGCCATCGCATTTGCTATTGCATCAGGTGTTGATCCAATTATGGGTCTCTACACAGCAATCATTGCAGGTATTCTCGGATCTGCCTTTGGTGGCTCAGTATATTCTATCACAGGCCCAACAGGAGCAATGACTGTAGTAATACTTTCAGCAGTTCATAAATTTGGCATAGAAGGGTTACTGCTTGCTGGATTTCTCGCAGGTGTCTTCCAACTTCTTTTTGGCTTTGCTAAACTTGGTCGCTTCGTTAAATTTATTCCCATGCCTGTCGTAACCGGTTTTACCGCAGGAATAGGCGCTATTATTTTCATAGGTCAAATCGCCAATTCATTAGGTCTTACCATTGGATCAAAAGAACATGTTTGGGAAACAATTATTGAAATCATTAAGAACATCCCTAACGCTAACCCCACGGCAATTATTGTTACCCTTTTCACTATTTTTTGTTTACTAGTGCTTCCAAAAATACTTCATCGTATTCCCTATCTTCGTAACCTTCCCGCATCATTATTTCCTCTTGTTCTCTCAACAGGAGCAGTGATTGTTTTAGCGCTTGCCATTCCTCAAGTAGGAGCAATTCCTTCCGGTTTACCAGATTTTCAACTGATCAATATTAATTGGCAGCTTGTTAAAGGCGTTCTTCCCGCCGCATTTACCATCGCCTTATTAGGAACCATCGAAGCACTCCTGTGCGCAGTAGTATGTGACGGTATGACTAATACTAAACATAAAAGCGACAAAGAATTAGTAGGACAAGGCATTGCTAACGTCGTGCTTCCGTTCTTTGGCGCAATTCCCGCAACAGCAGCAATTGCTCGCAGTGCAGTGAATATTCGTGAAGGTGCAAAGACCCGTTTTGCAGGGATAATTCATGCACTTTTCCTTCTTTTGATACTCCTCTTCTTTGCCCCTATTGCTCAATATATTCCTAAAGCATTCCTTGCTGGTATTCTTATGGTGGTTTCAGTTCGCATGATTAACATGCACGAATTTAGAATGGTTTTCAAAATCAGTCGCTTAGAAACCATTGTGCTACTCGCAACCTTTGGCTTTACAGTATTCACAGATCTTGTCTTTGCAGTAGAAGTTGGCATGGTTCTTGCAGCAGCATCGATTTTTGTGCGATTAATGGATATCATTGATATTACCCACATGAAAGATTTTGAAGAACCAAGTGGGACAGCATTTGTCTTTCGTAACGAACAACTCAAAAAAGTAGTCAATGTCTACACCCTTCATGGTCCATTCTTTTTCGGCGCAATGAGTGTATTTGATAAAAAACTCGACGAACATATTGAAAATAAAAAACCCATCACAATCCTGCGTTTAAAATATGTTCCATTTATTGACAGTACTGCACTGATTCGTCTCGTTGATTTCATCAAACAAAAAAAGAAACACAAAGGAATTGTTTTTCTTGCGGATCTTACACCTGAGATTTACAAAACCCTGCATCACAGTAAAGAGTTTCGTGAGACTGTCAAGCCATCTGAAATTTTTCCTAAAACCAAAGATGCCATCACCCATGTTGAAAACAATCTTCACAACATTTTGTTAGAAAACGGGGCAAAATAG
- a CDS encoding 50S ribosomal protein L10, protein MVSDLKKKLVDQLVADINNHAIVGLLDMENLPAQQLAKMRTTLRAKGVKMSMARKRILQIALEKSGKPGMKDLADRARGMPALLFSKDNPFALATLLAKNKSEAPAKAGQTSPKDVVVKAGATSFAPGPIISELAAVGIKTKVEGGKLAIINDTVVVKEGVVISQKVAETLKRLDIKPMEIGLNLVAACEAGFVFEAKYLQIDEAQYSRDFTQAATWALNLAVEIAYPAHGAVETLIGKAFKDAKAASIEAAFLTVETREEILALSERQANSVQHEAKLD, encoded by the coding sequence ATGGTAAGCGATCTTAAGAAAAAGCTTGTAGACCAACTTGTAGCAGATATTAATAATCATGCTATTGTGGGTCTTTTGGACATGGAAAATCTTCCTGCTCAACAACTTGCTAAAATGCGTACTACTCTGCGAGCTAAAGGCGTTAAAATGAGTATGGCTCGTAAGCGAATTTTACAAATTGCTCTTGAAAAATCTGGTAAACCAGGTATGAAAGATCTTGCTGATCGGGCTCGTGGTATGCCAGCATTACTTTTTAGTAAAGATAATCCTTTTGCTCTTGCAACATTACTTGCAAAGAACAAATCTGAAGCACCTGCAAAAGCAGGACAAACATCTCCTAAAGATGTTGTGGTTAAAGCTGGGGCAACTTCTTTTGCACCAGGTCCAATCATTTCAGAACTTGCTGCTGTTGGTATTAAAACCAAAGTAGAAGGGGGAAAATTAGCTATCATTAATGATACTGTCGTCGTTAAAGAAGGTGTCGTCATTTCACAAAAAGTGGCGGAAACTTTAAAACGTCTAGACATTAAACCTATGGAAATAGGTTTAAACCTAGTTGCAGCTTGTGAGGCTGGCTTTGTATTTGAGGCGAAATATCTTCAAATTGATGAAGCGCAGTATAGCCGCGACTTTACCCAAGCAGCAACATGGGCTCTCAACTTGGCTGTTGAGATTGCTTATCCTGCTCATGGTGCAGTCGAGACTCTTATTGGCAAAGCCTTTAAAGATGCAAAAGCTGCTTCAATTGAAGCTGCTTTCCTTACAGTGGAAACACGCGAGGAAATTTTAGCTCTATCTGAGCGACAAGCCAATAGTGTTCAACACGAGGCGAAATTAGATTAG
- a CDS encoding methionine adenosyltransferase, producing the protein MTSGNYFFTSESVTEGHPDKMCDQISDAILDAMIKDDPMSRVAVETLTKTGFVVVAGEVTTRTYVDIQKVVRDTILEIGYNKPEFGFEGSTCGVLSALSEQSPDIAQGVNEGEGLHKEQGAGDQGLMFGYAVNETPELMPLSLMLAHKITSRLASARKRGEIWYLRPDGKSQVTIEYEHGKVKRVDAVVVSTQHHPDVDLETIRRDVIEKIVKPICGHYVDERTKYFINPTGTFVIGGPVGDAGVTGRKIIVDSYGGHGRHGGGAFSGKDPTKVDRSAAYYGRYVAKNIVAAGLADRCEIQVSYAIGVAQPVSIHVETFGTGHVAEEKIVDLMKKHFDFRPKTIIDQLNLRRPIYRKTAAYGHFGRNDPDFTWEKTDKAEVLRREAGL; encoded by the coding sequence ATGACAAGCGGAAATTATTTTTTTACATCGGAGAGTGTTACTGAAGGACATCCTGATAAAATGTGCGATCAGATTTCAGATGCAATTTTAGATGCTATGATTAAAGATGATCCCATGTCTCGGGTTGCTGTTGAGACATTAACAAAAACAGGGTTTGTTGTGGTTGCTGGTGAAGTAACGACAAGAACGTATGTTGATATTCAAAAAGTAGTTCGTGATACTATTCTTGAAATCGGGTATAACAAACCAGAGTTTGGCTTTGAAGGAAGCACGTGCGGCGTTCTTTCTGCTCTGTCTGAACAATCACCTGATATTGCTCAAGGTGTTAATGAAGGAGAAGGTCTTCACAAAGAGCAAGGCGCAGGAGATCAAGGTTTGATGTTTGGGTATGCTGTCAATGAAACTCCTGAATTGATGCCTTTATCACTTATGCTTGCGCATAAAATTACATCTCGTCTTGCGAGTGCTCGTAAACGCGGCGAAATTTGGTATTTACGTCCTGATGGGAAATCACAAGTTACTATTGAGTATGAACATGGTAAAGTAAAACGTGTTGATGCTGTAGTTGTTTCTACACAACATCATCCTGATGTTGATCTGGAAACTATTCGACGTGATGTTATTGAAAAAATTGTTAAACCAATCTGTGGTCATTATGTTGATGAACGAACAAAGTATTTCATCAATCCTACTGGTACCTTCGTTATTGGCGGTCCTGTAGGGGATGCTGGTGTTACTGGTCGTAAAATCATTGTTGATTCATATGGTGGTCATGGACGTCATGGTGGCGGTGCATTTTCTGGAAAAGATCCTACTAAAGTTGATCGCAGCGCAGCATACTATGGTCGTTATGTTGCAAAAAACATTGTTGCTGCTGGTTTAGCTGATCGTTGTGAAATTCAAGTTTCGTATGCAATTGGTGTAGCTCAACCTGTTAGTATTCATGTTGAGACGTTTGGCACTGGTCATGTTGCTGAAGAGAAAATCGTTGATCTTATGAAAAAACATTTTGATTTCAGACCTAAAACGATTATTGATCAATTAAATCTTCGTCGACCAATCTATCGTAAAACTGCTGCGTATGGTCACTTTGGACGTAATGATCCTGATTTCACTTGGGAGAAAACGGACAAAGCAGAAGTTCTGCGACGAGAAGCTGGTTTGTAA
- the rpl12p gene encoding 50S ribosomal protein P1: protein MEYVYAAMLLHKAGKKITEHDVKAVLHAAGVQADESRVKALVAALEGVDIEEAIKKAAMAAPVAVAAAPAAAHAEKKDDGKKAAEEAKKAEEAAAAGLGALFG from the coding sequence ATGGAATACGTTTATGCCGCAATGCTGCTTCATAAAGCAGGCAAAAAAATTACTGAGCACGATGTTAAAGCTGTTTTACATGCTGCTGGTGTTCAAGCTGACGAGAGTCGAGTAAAAGCACTTGTTGCTGCTCTTGAAGGTGTTGATATCGAAGAAGCTATCAAAAAAGCTGCTATGGCTGCTCCTGTTGCTGTTGCTGCTGCTCCTGCTGCTGCTCACGCAGAGAAGAAGGATGACGGTAAGAAAGCTGCAGAAGAAGCAAAGAAAGCTGAAGAAGCTGCTGCTGCCGGTCTTGGCGCACTCTTTGGATAA